The Candidatus Defluviibacterium haderslevense DNA window AATTAGCCTAATTTGATACTTTTGAATTTCAGTTTAAAATTGCTTTTGAAGTGTAATTATAACTTACTATTCTTTTACAAATTTAAAAATATAACGATTGCCATTTACCAATAATTCCGTAAAATACATTCCATTAGAAAGTGATTCCGTAGAAAAGGAAATCATATTTTTCTTTGTTACGTTTGAATAACTCAATACTTTTTGACCTATGTGATTATTAATTATAACTTTATCAATTAACTGATCTTCTACTTCAATGTATAATTGATGATGCACTGGATTCGGATAATACTTCAGTTTTAAGCTACCTGTGATATCATGAGCACCATCAAGGGAAACGCGAATCATTTTTGATATGGTGTCATTACAAATACCATTAGCTACAATTAATTTCACAGTATAGGTACCTGGAACAAGAAAAGTATGTACAGGATTTTGCAAAGCACTCATATTGCCATCTCCAAATTCCCAACTCCATGTAATTCCATGGACCGTAACATCTGTAAAAGTAAACGTATTTAATACATTGGTATAAGTAAAATCAGCAATTAAAGTACTAATAGAAATAGTATCCGCCTTGGTACAACCCGCATTATTCGTTACAACAACCGAAAAAGTAGTATCGGCTGATATGGGTGTAATTGTATCTCTCCGAGACCTAATTCCATTACTCCATAAATAAGTGTTTCCATTACCTCCAACTGGAAGTGCAGATAGAATGATTTGAGTTCCATTACAAATCGTATCATTAGGAAATGCTGTAATGTTGGTTGCCGGCAGCGGACTCACAGTAATATTTACATGAGCTGTGTCAACACATCCATTTAATCCAGTTCCGGTGATGATGTAAATCATACTTGAATCCGGTGTAGCAACTACTGTATCTCCTACTGTTGCACTCAATCCTGAGGATGGCGTCCACGAGTAGCTATTTGCACCAGAAGCAATCACTGTCAATCCTGCTGAACCTTTACAAAAGGATCCACTTGAAGGACTTGTACTAACCATTGGATTTGGCAGAACAATAATACTATCAATCGGAGTGGTATAGGATAATGATGAAAATGCACAACTGGTGTGGCATCTAAAATAAGTTGTAGCTGATAATGAACTAACATCTAGGCTTATTGAATTCGTACCAATAGGGAGCCATGGTCCGGAATCCGTATCTGACCTTTCCCAAGAATAGGTAATACCTGACAAACCAATAATGGGTGCCGATAAATTCAAAGTAATATTTGAACCCTCACATACGATAGGATTTGAATTCAGTATATGGCCAACATCAGGAATATCAAGACAAATAGGTCCACTCATTACTAATTTAGAAATGGTATCATTATTACAATAAAGCCCTTTAATCACCAGAGTAACTTTATAAATACCAGGTGTATCATAAGTGTGTGTTGGATTTTGTAAATTACTGGTATCTCCATCCCCAAAATCCCAGCTCCAAGTTGCAACAGCAACTGAGCTATCTTGAAAATCAAACGTATTTACGGTATTCGAATATCCAAAATTTGAAACTGTAAGCGGCAAAACAACTATGGATATAGTATCTGCTTTACTACATCCTGCTGCGCTCGTTACATTCACTGATAAAATTGAATCTTGACTAGCGATTAAAGTATCCGTTCTGGAAGTTACTCCATTGCTCCACATATAAATATTTCCTCCACCACCAAAAGGAATAGCAGTTAAGATTACTTTGGTTCCAAAACAAACAGTGTCATTTGGATTTGCAGTAATATTGGTGGTAGGAAGTGGATTTACAGCAACATTCGCAACAGCAGTATCTTTACATCCAAAGGAATCAATACCCGTTACAATATACTGTGTACTCATTGCAGGTGCAGCATTTACCGTGTCTTTGTTAAAATCACTTAGTCCAGTCGTTGGAGACCAAGTATAGAATTGAGCTCCCGTAGCAATTAATTGCACGCCGTTTCCGCCCGCACAAAAGAATGCTGTCCGAGGAGTAACAGAAACAACAGGAGACAAATTAGCCAACACAATAATGCTATCAATCGGTGTTGTATAAGACAGTGAAGAGTTAGTACACAGCACATTACATCTGTAATATGTCGTAGCTGTTATCGACGGTATGTTCAATGTACTGGAATTGGTACCAACTGAGGTCCAGGTACCTGTTGTGTCATTGGTTTCTTCCCAGGTATAGATTATACCAGAAAAACTATCAATTGGGTTACTGAGATGCAATGTAGCTTTTCCACCACCATTACAGATGAGTGAATTATTGTTAATTATTACTCCAACATCAGGGAGACCAGTACAAAGAGGGGGAAATTCGTCAAAAGAAACATCGTCAATATACATGTTTGAACCCTGACCAGCTACAATCGTTTGGCTGGTTCCCTCAAAAATAAAGTAAATGGGCGCTCCTGTAAAAGTATCAGGAACATCATAAGAAAAATGATACCAAGCATT harbors:
- a CDS encoding PKD domain-containing protein, with the translated sequence MTSKWIQCIVLFLFISLNAFSQITSTEGFESNNYPPAGWSIKVNIPVPGTNVWIRQPAPTTNPVTTAHGGSVVSRFRSRNVAAGTKQYLISRPIDYTSRDTHSAKLEFYMYRDSLFKANVDSLTVWVSLLDSINADAVKLGTVARNRGIAIPDTQSVNAWYHFSYDVPDTFTGAPIYFIFEGTSQTIVAGQGSNMYIDDVSFDEFPPLCTGLPDVGVIINNNSLICNGGGKATLHLSNPIDSFSGIIYTWEETNDTTGTWTSVGTNSSTLNIPSITATTYYRCNVLCTNSSLSYTTPIDSIIVLANLSPVVSVTPRTAFFCAGGNGVQLIATGAQFYTWSPTTGLSDFNKDTVNAAPAMSTQYIVTGIDSFGCKDTAVANVAVNPLPTTNITANPNDTVCFGTKVILTAIPFGGGGNIYMWSNGVTSRTDTLIASQDSILSVNVTSAAGCSKADTISIVVLPLTVSNFGYSNTVNTFDFQDSSVAVATWSWDFGDGDTSNLQNPTHTYDTPGIYKVTLVIKGLYCNNDTISKLVMSGPICLDIPDVGHILNSNPIVCEGSNITLNLSAPIIGLSGITYSWERSDTDSGPWLPIGTNSISLDVSSLSATTYFRCHTSCAFSSLSYTTPIDSIIVLPNPMVSTSPSSGSFCKGSAGLTVIASGANSYSWTPSSGLSATVGDTVVATPDSSMIYIITGTGLNGCVDTAHVNITVSPLPATNITAFPNDTICNGTQIILSALPVGGNGNTYLWSNGIRSRRDTITPISADTTFSVVVTNNAGCTKADTISISTLIADFTYTNVLNTFTFTDVTVHGITWSWEFGDGNMSALQNPVHTFLVPGTYTVKLIVANGICNDTISKMIRVSLDGAHDITGSLKLKYYPNPVHHQLYIEVEDQLIDKVIINNHIGQKVLSYSNVTKKNMISFSTESLSNGMYFTELLVNGNRYIFKFVKE